In a genomic window of Erinaceus europaeus chromosome 12, mEriEur2.1, whole genome shotgun sequence:
- the PPM1M gene encoding protein phosphatase 1M isoform X1, which yields MSAGWFRRRFLPGPPGPAPRPPKPRASPVPYRRPRFLRGSASSPGPADTARRPDARPVRSPARGRALPWNAGYAEIINAEKSEFNEDQAACGKLCIRKCGFGAEDDQEWLTLNSEEFLTGHYWALFDGHGGPAAAILAANTLHSCLRRQLEAVADGMAATPPLMHLSGCCVCPSDPQFVEEKGIRAEDLVIGALESAFQECDEVIGRELEASGQVGGCTALVAVSLQGKLYMANAGDSRAILVRRDEVLPLSTEFTPETERQRIQQLAFVYPELLADEFTRLEFPRRLKGDDLGQKVLFRDHHMSGCRSYKCVEKSDLKYPLIHGQGRQARLMGTLAVSRGLGDHQLRVLDTSIRLKPFLLSVPQVIVLDMDQLQLQDDDVVVMATDGLWDVLSNEQVGKLVRGFLPGNREDPHRFSELAQMLIHRTQGMDDAPAGHGQVSYDDVSVFVIPLHRQGRGSAGH from the exons aTGTCGGCCGGCTGGTTCCGGCGCCGCTTCCTGCCGGGGCCCCCGGGGCCCGCGCCGCGCCCGCCCAAGCCCCGCGCCAGCCCGGTGCCCTACCGGCGGCCTCGCTTCCTGCGCGGCTCGGCCTCCAGCCCCGGCCCCGCCGACACCGCGCGCCGCCCGGATGCCCGGCCCGTGCGCAGCCCGGCGCGGGGCCGCGCGCTGCCCTGGAACGCGGGCTACGCCGA AATCATCAACGCAGAGAAATCTGAGTTCAATGAGGACCAGGCAGCCTGTGGCAAGCTGTGTATCCGGAAATGTGGATTTGGGGCCGAGGATGACCAGGAGTGGCTGACCCTGAACTCGGAGGAG TTCCTAACAGGCCACTACTGGGCCCTGTTTGATGGGCACGGCGGCCCGGCCGCAGCCATCCTGGCTGCCAACACCTTGCACTCCTGCCTGCGCCGGCAGCTGGAGGCAGTGGCAGATGGCATGGCAGCCACTCCACCCCTCATGCACCTCAGTGGCTGCTGTGTCTGCCCCAGTGACCCCCAGTTTGTAGAGGAAAAGGGCATAAGAGCAGAAGACTTGGTGATCGGGGCTCTGGAGAGTGCCTTCCAGGAATGT GATGAAGTGATTGGGCGGGAGCTGGAGGCCTCGGGTCAGGTGGGCGGCTGCACAGCCCTAGTGGCTGTGTCTCTGCAGGGAAAGCTCTACATGGCCAACGCCGGGGACAGCAG GGCCATCCTAGTGCGGAGAGATGAGGTACTGCCCCTGAGCACAGAGTTCACCCCCGAGACTGAGCGGCAGCGAATCCAGCAGCTG GCCTTTGTGTACCCAGAGCTTCTGGCTGATGAGTTCACCAGACTGGAGTTCCCTAGGAGACTGAAGGGGGATGACTTGGGGCAGAAGGTTTTGTTCCGGGATCATCACATGAGTGGCTG CAGGAGTTACAAGTGTGTGGAGAAGTCAGATCTCAAGTACCCACTGATCCACGGGCAGGGCAGGCAG GCTCGGTTAATGGGAACACTGGCTGTTTCTCGAGGCCTAGGAGACCATCAGCTCAGAGTCCTGGACACAAGCATCCGACTCAAACCATTCCTGCTGTCTGTCCCACAG GTCATCGTGTTGGATATGGACCAGCTGCAGCTGCAGGATGATGATGTGGTTGTCATGGCAACCGACGGGCTCTGGGATGTCCTGTCCAATGAGCAGGTGGGAAAGCTGGTCCGGGGCTTCCTCCCCGGCAACCGCGAGGACCCTCACAG GTTCTCAGAGCTGGCCCAGATGCTGATACACCGCACACAGGGGATGGACGACGCTCCCGCTGGGCACGGACAGGTGTCCTATGACGACGTCTCTGTGTTCGTGATTCCCTTGCACCGCCAGGGCCGAGGGAGTGCTGGCCACTGA
- the PPM1M gene encoding protein phosphatase 1M isoform X2, giving the protein MSAGWFRRRFLPGPPGPAPRPPKPRASPVPYRRPRFLRGSASSPGPADTARRPDARPVRSPARGRALPWNAGYAEIINAEKSEFNEDQAACGKLCIRKCGFGAEDDQEWLTLNSEEFLTGHYWALFDGHGGPAAAILAANTLHSCLRRQLEAVADGMAATPPLMHLSGCCVCPSDPQFVEEKGIRAEDLVIGALESAFQECDEVIGRELEASGQVGGCTALVAVSLQGKLYMANAGDSRAILVRRDEVLPLSTEFTPETERQRIQQLAFVYPELLADEFTRLEFPRRLKGDDLGQKVLFRDHHMSGWSYKCVEKSDLKYPLIHGQGRQARLMGTLAVSRGLGDHQLRVLDTSIRLKPFLLSVPQVIVLDMDQLQLQDDDVVVMATDGLWDVLSNEQVGKLVRGFLPGNREDPHRFSELAQMLIHRTQGMDDAPAGHGQVSYDDVSVFVIPLHRQGRGSAGH; this is encoded by the exons aTGTCGGCCGGCTGGTTCCGGCGCCGCTTCCTGCCGGGGCCCCCGGGGCCCGCGCCGCGCCCGCCCAAGCCCCGCGCCAGCCCGGTGCCCTACCGGCGGCCTCGCTTCCTGCGCGGCTCGGCCTCCAGCCCCGGCCCCGCCGACACCGCGCGCCGCCCGGATGCCCGGCCCGTGCGCAGCCCGGCGCGGGGCCGCGCGCTGCCCTGGAACGCGGGCTACGCCGA AATCATCAACGCAGAGAAATCTGAGTTCAATGAGGACCAGGCAGCCTGTGGCAAGCTGTGTATCCGGAAATGTGGATTTGGGGCCGAGGATGACCAGGAGTGGCTGACCCTGAACTCGGAGGAG TTCCTAACAGGCCACTACTGGGCCCTGTTTGATGGGCACGGCGGCCCGGCCGCAGCCATCCTGGCTGCCAACACCTTGCACTCCTGCCTGCGCCGGCAGCTGGAGGCAGTGGCAGATGGCATGGCAGCCACTCCACCCCTCATGCACCTCAGTGGCTGCTGTGTCTGCCCCAGTGACCCCCAGTTTGTAGAGGAAAAGGGCATAAGAGCAGAAGACTTGGTGATCGGGGCTCTGGAGAGTGCCTTCCAGGAATGT GATGAAGTGATTGGGCGGGAGCTGGAGGCCTCGGGTCAGGTGGGCGGCTGCACAGCCCTAGTGGCTGTGTCTCTGCAGGGAAAGCTCTACATGGCCAACGCCGGGGACAGCAG GGCCATCCTAGTGCGGAGAGATGAGGTACTGCCCCTGAGCACAGAGTTCACCCCCGAGACTGAGCGGCAGCGAATCCAGCAGCTG GCCTTTGTGTACCCAGAGCTTCTGGCTGATGAGTTCACCAGACTGGAGTTCCCTAGGAGACTGAAGGGGGATGACTTGGGGCAGAAGGTTTTGTTCCGGGATCATCACATGAGTGGCTG GAGTTACAAGTGTGTGGAGAAGTCAGATCTCAAGTACCCACTGATCCACGGGCAGGGCAGGCAG GCTCGGTTAATGGGAACACTGGCTGTTTCTCGAGGCCTAGGAGACCATCAGCTCAGAGTCCTGGACACAAGCATCCGACTCAAACCATTCCTGCTGTCTGTCCCACAG GTCATCGTGTTGGATATGGACCAGCTGCAGCTGCAGGATGATGATGTGGTTGTCATGGCAACCGACGGGCTCTGGGATGTCCTGTCCAATGAGCAGGTGGGAAAGCTGGTCCGGGGCTTCCTCCCCGGCAACCGCGAGGACCCTCACAG GTTCTCAGAGCTGGCCCAGATGCTGATACACCGCACACAGGGGATGGACGACGCTCCCGCTGGGCACGGACAGGTGTCCTATGACGACGTCTCTGTGTTCGTGATTCCCTTGCACCGCCAGGGCCGAGGGAGTGCTGGCCACTGA
- the PPM1M gene encoding protein phosphatase 1M isoform X5 — MSAGWFRRRFLPGPPGPAPRPPKPRASPVPYRRPRFLRGSASSPGPADTARRPDARPVRSPARGRALPWNAGYAEIINAEKSEFNEDQAACGKLCIRKCGFGAEDDQEWLTLNSEEFLTGHYWALFDGHGGPAAAILAANTLHSCLRRQLEAVADGMAATPPLMHLSGCCVCPSDPQFVEEKGIRAEDLVIGALESAFQECDEVIGRELEASGQVGGCTALVAVSLQGKLYMANAGDSRAILVRRDEVLPLSTEFTPETERQRIQQLAFVYPELLADEFTRLEFPRRLKGDDLGQKVLFRDHHMSGCRSYKCVEKSDLKYPLIHGQGRQARLMGTLAVSRGLGDHQLRVLDTSIRLKPFLLSVPQVIVLDMDQLQLQDDDVVVMATDGLWDVLSNEQVLRAGPDADTPHTGDGRRSRWARTGVL; from the exons aTGTCGGCCGGCTGGTTCCGGCGCCGCTTCCTGCCGGGGCCCCCGGGGCCCGCGCCGCGCCCGCCCAAGCCCCGCGCCAGCCCGGTGCCCTACCGGCGGCCTCGCTTCCTGCGCGGCTCGGCCTCCAGCCCCGGCCCCGCCGACACCGCGCGCCGCCCGGATGCCCGGCCCGTGCGCAGCCCGGCGCGGGGCCGCGCGCTGCCCTGGAACGCGGGCTACGCCGA AATCATCAACGCAGAGAAATCTGAGTTCAATGAGGACCAGGCAGCCTGTGGCAAGCTGTGTATCCGGAAATGTGGATTTGGGGCCGAGGATGACCAGGAGTGGCTGACCCTGAACTCGGAGGAG TTCCTAACAGGCCACTACTGGGCCCTGTTTGATGGGCACGGCGGCCCGGCCGCAGCCATCCTGGCTGCCAACACCTTGCACTCCTGCCTGCGCCGGCAGCTGGAGGCAGTGGCAGATGGCATGGCAGCCACTCCACCCCTCATGCACCTCAGTGGCTGCTGTGTCTGCCCCAGTGACCCCCAGTTTGTAGAGGAAAAGGGCATAAGAGCAGAAGACTTGGTGATCGGGGCTCTGGAGAGTGCCTTCCAGGAATGT GATGAAGTGATTGGGCGGGAGCTGGAGGCCTCGGGTCAGGTGGGCGGCTGCACAGCCCTAGTGGCTGTGTCTCTGCAGGGAAAGCTCTACATGGCCAACGCCGGGGACAGCAG GGCCATCCTAGTGCGGAGAGATGAGGTACTGCCCCTGAGCACAGAGTTCACCCCCGAGACTGAGCGGCAGCGAATCCAGCAGCTG GCCTTTGTGTACCCAGAGCTTCTGGCTGATGAGTTCACCAGACTGGAGTTCCCTAGGAGACTGAAGGGGGATGACTTGGGGCAGAAGGTTTTGTTCCGGGATCATCACATGAGTGGCTG CAGGAGTTACAAGTGTGTGGAGAAGTCAGATCTCAAGTACCCACTGATCCACGGGCAGGGCAGGCAG GCTCGGTTAATGGGAACACTGGCTGTTTCTCGAGGCCTAGGAGACCATCAGCTCAGAGTCCTGGACACAAGCATCCGACTCAAACCATTCCTGCTGTCTGTCCCACAG GTCATCGTGTTGGATATGGACCAGCTGCAGCTGCAGGATGATGATGTGGTTGTCATGGCAACCGACGGGCTCTGGGATGTCCTGTCCAATGAGCAG GTTCTCAGAGCTGGCCCAGATGCTGATACACCGCACACAGGGGATGGACGACGCTCCCGCTGGGCACGGACAGGTGTCCTATGA
- the PPM1M gene encoding protein phosphatase 1M isoform X3 has translation MSAGWFRRRFLPGPPGPAPRPPKPRASPVPYRRPRFLRGSASSPGPADTARRPDARPVRSPARGRALPWNAGYAEIINAEKSEFNEDQAACGKLCIRKCGFGAEDDQEWLTLNSEEFLTGHYWALFDGHGGPAAAILAANTLHSCLRRQLEAVADGMAATPPLMHLSGCCVCPSDPQFVEEKGIRAEDLVIGALESAFQECDEVIGRELEASGQVGGCTALVAVSLQGKLYMANAGDSRAILVRRDEVLPLSTEFTPETERQRIQQLAFVYPELLADEFTRLEFPRRLKGDDLGQKVLFRDHHMSGCRSYKCVEKSDLKYPLIHGQGRQARLMGTLAVSRGLGDHQLRVLDTSIRLKPFLLSVPQVIVLDMDQLQLQDDDVVVMATDGLWDVLSNEQVGKLVRGFLPGNREDPHRCAVLAVEFSRGLALHPCCS, from the exons aTGTCGGCCGGCTGGTTCCGGCGCCGCTTCCTGCCGGGGCCCCCGGGGCCCGCGCCGCGCCCGCCCAAGCCCCGCGCCAGCCCGGTGCCCTACCGGCGGCCTCGCTTCCTGCGCGGCTCGGCCTCCAGCCCCGGCCCCGCCGACACCGCGCGCCGCCCGGATGCCCGGCCCGTGCGCAGCCCGGCGCGGGGCCGCGCGCTGCCCTGGAACGCGGGCTACGCCGA AATCATCAACGCAGAGAAATCTGAGTTCAATGAGGACCAGGCAGCCTGTGGCAAGCTGTGTATCCGGAAATGTGGATTTGGGGCCGAGGATGACCAGGAGTGGCTGACCCTGAACTCGGAGGAG TTCCTAACAGGCCACTACTGGGCCCTGTTTGATGGGCACGGCGGCCCGGCCGCAGCCATCCTGGCTGCCAACACCTTGCACTCCTGCCTGCGCCGGCAGCTGGAGGCAGTGGCAGATGGCATGGCAGCCACTCCACCCCTCATGCACCTCAGTGGCTGCTGTGTCTGCCCCAGTGACCCCCAGTTTGTAGAGGAAAAGGGCATAAGAGCAGAAGACTTGGTGATCGGGGCTCTGGAGAGTGCCTTCCAGGAATGT GATGAAGTGATTGGGCGGGAGCTGGAGGCCTCGGGTCAGGTGGGCGGCTGCACAGCCCTAGTGGCTGTGTCTCTGCAGGGAAAGCTCTACATGGCCAACGCCGGGGACAGCAG GGCCATCCTAGTGCGGAGAGATGAGGTACTGCCCCTGAGCACAGAGTTCACCCCCGAGACTGAGCGGCAGCGAATCCAGCAGCTG GCCTTTGTGTACCCAGAGCTTCTGGCTGATGAGTTCACCAGACTGGAGTTCCCTAGGAGACTGAAGGGGGATGACTTGGGGCAGAAGGTTTTGTTCCGGGATCATCACATGAGTGGCTG CAGGAGTTACAAGTGTGTGGAGAAGTCAGATCTCAAGTACCCACTGATCCACGGGCAGGGCAGGCAG GCTCGGTTAATGGGAACACTGGCTGTTTCTCGAGGCCTAGGAGACCATCAGCTCAGAGTCCTGGACACAAGCATCCGACTCAAACCATTCCTGCTGTCTGTCCCACAG GTCATCGTGTTGGATATGGACCAGCTGCAGCTGCAGGATGATGATGTGGTTGTCATGGCAACCGACGGGCTCTGGGATGTCCTGTCCAATGAGCAGGTGGGAAAGCTGGTCCGGGGCTTCCTCCCCGGCAACCGCGAGGACCCTCACAG ATGTGCAGTCCTGGCTGTTGAGTTCTCCCGAGGGCTGGCCTTGCATCCTTGCTGTTCTTGA
- the PPM1M gene encoding protein phosphatase 1M isoform X6 yields the protein MSAGWFRRRFLPGPPGPAPRPPKPRASPVPYRRPRFLRGSASSPGPADTARRPDARPVRSPARGRALPWNAGYAEIINAEKSEFNEDQAACGKLCIRKCGFGAEDDQEWLTLNSEEFLTGHYWALFDGHGGPAAAILAANTLHSCLRRQLEAVADGMAATPPLMHLSGCCVCPSDPQFVEEKGIRAEDLVIGALESAFQECDEVIGRELEASGQVGGCTALVAVSLQGKLYMANAGDSRAILVRRDEVLPLSTEFTPETERQRIQQLAFVYPELLADEFTRLEFPRRLKGDDLGQKVLFRDHHMSGCRSYKCVEKSDLKYPLIHGQGRQARLMGTLAVSRGLGDHQLRVLDTSIRLKPFLLSVPQVIVLDMDQLQLQDDDVVVMATDGLWDVLSNEQMCSPGC from the exons aTGTCGGCCGGCTGGTTCCGGCGCCGCTTCCTGCCGGGGCCCCCGGGGCCCGCGCCGCGCCCGCCCAAGCCCCGCGCCAGCCCGGTGCCCTACCGGCGGCCTCGCTTCCTGCGCGGCTCGGCCTCCAGCCCCGGCCCCGCCGACACCGCGCGCCGCCCGGATGCCCGGCCCGTGCGCAGCCCGGCGCGGGGCCGCGCGCTGCCCTGGAACGCGGGCTACGCCGA AATCATCAACGCAGAGAAATCTGAGTTCAATGAGGACCAGGCAGCCTGTGGCAAGCTGTGTATCCGGAAATGTGGATTTGGGGCCGAGGATGACCAGGAGTGGCTGACCCTGAACTCGGAGGAG TTCCTAACAGGCCACTACTGGGCCCTGTTTGATGGGCACGGCGGCCCGGCCGCAGCCATCCTGGCTGCCAACACCTTGCACTCCTGCCTGCGCCGGCAGCTGGAGGCAGTGGCAGATGGCATGGCAGCCACTCCACCCCTCATGCACCTCAGTGGCTGCTGTGTCTGCCCCAGTGACCCCCAGTTTGTAGAGGAAAAGGGCATAAGAGCAGAAGACTTGGTGATCGGGGCTCTGGAGAGTGCCTTCCAGGAATGT GATGAAGTGATTGGGCGGGAGCTGGAGGCCTCGGGTCAGGTGGGCGGCTGCACAGCCCTAGTGGCTGTGTCTCTGCAGGGAAAGCTCTACATGGCCAACGCCGGGGACAGCAG GGCCATCCTAGTGCGGAGAGATGAGGTACTGCCCCTGAGCACAGAGTTCACCCCCGAGACTGAGCGGCAGCGAATCCAGCAGCTG GCCTTTGTGTACCCAGAGCTTCTGGCTGATGAGTTCACCAGACTGGAGTTCCCTAGGAGACTGAAGGGGGATGACTTGGGGCAGAAGGTTTTGTTCCGGGATCATCACATGAGTGGCTG CAGGAGTTACAAGTGTGTGGAGAAGTCAGATCTCAAGTACCCACTGATCCACGGGCAGGGCAGGCAG GCTCGGTTAATGGGAACACTGGCTGTTTCTCGAGGCCTAGGAGACCATCAGCTCAGAGTCCTGGACACAAGCATCCGACTCAAACCATTCCTGCTGTCTGTCCCACAG GTCATCGTGTTGGATATGGACCAGCTGCAGCTGCAGGATGATGATGTGGTTGTCATGGCAACCGACGGGCTCTGGGATGTCCTGTCCAATGAGCAG ATGTGCAGTCCTGGCTGTTGA
- the PPM1M gene encoding protein phosphatase 1M isoform X4 has product MSAGWFRRRFLPGPPGPAPRPPKPRASPVPYRRPRFLRGSASSPGPADTARRPDARPVRSPARGRALPWNAGYAEIINAEKSEFNEDQAACGKLCIRKCGFGAEDDQEWLTLNSEEFLTGHYWALFDGHGGPAAAILAANTLHSCLRRQLEAVADGMAATPPLMHLSGCCVCPSDPQFVEEKGIRAEDLVIGALESAFQECDEVIGRELEASGQVGGCTALVAVSLQGKLYMANAGDSRAILVRRDEVLPLSTEFTPETERQRIQQLAFVYPELLADEFTRLEFPRRLKGDDLGQKVLFRDHHMSGCRSYKCVEKSDLKYPLIHGQGRQARLMGTLAVSRGLGDHQLRVLDTSIRLKPFLLSVPQVIVLDMDQLQLQDDDVVVMATDGLWDVLSNEQVGKLVRGFLPGNREDPHRLPEANTRTSPGLWVGHL; this is encoded by the exons aTGTCGGCCGGCTGGTTCCGGCGCCGCTTCCTGCCGGGGCCCCCGGGGCCCGCGCCGCGCCCGCCCAAGCCCCGCGCCAGCCCGGTGCCCTACCGGCGGCCTCGCTTCCTGCGCGGCTCGGCCTCCAGCCCCGGCCCCGCCGACACCGCGCGCCGCCCGGATGCCCGGCCCGTGCGCAGCCCGGCGCGGGGCCGCGCGCTGCCCTGGAACGCGGGCTACGCCGA AATCATCAACGCAGAGAAATCTGAGTTCAATGAGGACCAGGCAGCCTGTGGCAAGCTGTGTATCCGGAAATGTGGATTTGGGGCCGAGGATGACCAGGAGTGGCTGACCCTGAACTCGGAGGAG TTCCTAACAGGCCACTACTGGGCCCTGTTTGATGGGCACGGCGGCCCGGCCGCAGCCATCCTGGCTGCCAACACCTTGCACTCCTGCCTGCGCCGGCAGCTGGAGGCAGTGGCAGATGGCATGGCAGCCACTCCACCCCTCATGCACCTCAGTGGCTGCTGTGTCTGCCCCAGTGACCCCCAGTTTGTAGAGGAAAAGGGCATAAGAGCAGAAGACTTGGTGATCGGGGCTCTGGAGAGTGCCTTCCAGGAATGT GATGAAGTGATTGGGCGGGAGCTGGAGGCCTCGGGTCAGGTGGGCGGCTGCACAGCCCTAGTGGCTGTGTCTCTGCAGGGAAAGCTCTACATGGCCAACGCCGGGGACAGCAG GGCCATCCTAGTGCGGAGAGATGAGGTACTGCCCCTGAGCACAGAGTTCACCCCCGAGACTGAGCGGCAGCGAATCCAGCAGCTG GCCTTTGTGTACCCAGAGCTTCTGGCTGATGAGTTCACCAGACTGGAGTTCCCTAGGAGACTGAAGGGGGATGACTTGGGGCAGAAGGTTTTGTTCCGGGATCATCACATGAGTGGCTG CAGGAGTTACAAGTGTGTGGAGAAGTCAGATCTCAAGTACCCACTGATCCACGGGCAGGGCAGGCAG GCTCGGTTAATGGGAACACTGGCTGTTTCTCGAGGCCTAGGAGACCATCAGCTCAGAGTCCTGGACACAAGCATCCGACTCAAACCATTCCTGCTGTCTGTCCCACAG GTCATCGTGTTGGATATGGACCAGCTGCAGCTGCAGGATGATGATGTGGTTGTCATGGCAACCGACGGGCTCTGGGATGTCCTGTCCAATGAGCAGGTGGGAAAGCTGGTCCGGGGCTTCCTCCCCGGCAACCGCGAGGACCCTCACAG ACTCCCAGAGGCCAACACCAGGACCTCCCCAGGCTTGTGGGTTGGCCACCTGTAG